Proteins from one Prosthecobacter sp. genomic window:
- a CDS encoding DEAD/DEAH box helicase, whose translation MTSLISDLPVLLRPFDERTRQEAERLVDDDAVIGLELLPDEMMAEVRLDDRAAQVRWLRGEHGWHGETDVDDDEALENLALCATLVAIRRREARGTLPQTPVEEEDFEQNLATKLGRQLTPDEENYLSKLEKRYERVRLTGKIFDQDLVRLHPKWAIQSLEPAALWPEAPKNLNEFWNYIALALADKGLAPPVFLRGMADIDGTREALREWRHASTVPTWRKRIRDFIDARHEADRSKPQPSRDCDFRLLVTVNDVRLQIRLGGETPSPFTNVDAALLDTLRHEHRDGRIVTSGPAELLLVSCFAQSEEDWNDTFRLESKHHAQWLATLFQQPALNDRLVTLDEAPFQQVAEPLRWASKLGKDGLTLALQLETADGTPAPLPLRILRGVKTWYLSSDTLFHGPVWLHDESRIDAGITLPLEALATPEGIAFMREIVIAVPDSIQGRVQHEDLRVKITAACIAKVPHSSGAEFVTFKAEAVDGEGRVRETLRISGWQPVDEKKTTDTSDAIICRDRRALRDTEALMNQLRRTWDGESDGWRVRMAKDFPEVFHQWAAQLPGNVSLNADEQLQTILADPLIARVRLEATQAGSIDWLDLKLVFDIEGADLKPADIRRLIAAKGDFVRLADGSWRRVKLELSEEQQQLLDRLGIDLDEHSDETHRLHWRQLAQENAAEIVNPKAWGKIVERMEEAKLDMRPPVPEELQVTLRPYQVEGYHFLTYLTTNRFGGILADDMGLGKTLQSIAWVLWLRSRKKPDSPHLPVLVVCPKSVLDVWALEFKKGSPDLRVLVLHDRDMFDLNLVQTQIDVLVINYAQMRNAIEELGAIRWLAAILDEGQQIKNPDSKAAKAARLLRADNRLVLTGTPLENRLLDLWSLMTFATPGALGERGYFHRHFDRRKDPRASERLAARLRPFLLRRTKGQVARDLPSRSEENMLCEMSGRQAELYKEELARAQHLVLSSSGFDMVNRRRFAILQALTRLRQICCHPGLIDKTAENEESAKLTATLELIQELNAEGHKVLLFSQFVSMLKIIRTKLDEMKLPYHWLTGASVDRAGIVRGFQEDENASVFLLSLKAGGSGLNLTAASYVILYDPWWNPAVENQAIDRAHRIGQTQPVMAYRMLTRSTIEEKIMTLQHKKNLMVNNVLGEGGFTQLLQKEDFDFLFDIEAERGA comes from the coding sequence ATGACCAGCCTCATTTCCGATCTCCCCGTTCTTCTCCGCCCGTTCGATGAACGCACACGTCAGGAGGCGGAACGCCTCGTGGACGATGATGCCGTGATCGGACTGGAACTGCTGCCCGATGAAATGATGGCGGAAGTGCGCCTTGATGACCGTGCCGCCCAGGTGCGCTGGCTGCGCGGTGAGCACGGCTGGCATGGCGAGACGGACGTGGATGACGACGAGGCCCTGGAAAACCTCGCCCTGTGTGCCACCCTCGTGGCAATCCGCCGCCGCGAGGCACGCGGCACGCTGCCGCAGACTCCGGTGGAGGAGGAGGACTTCGAGCAGAACCTGGCCACCAAGCTCGGCCGCCAGCTCACACCCGACGAGGAGAACTACCTCAGCAAGCTGGAGAAACGCTACGAGCGCGTGCGGCTGACGGGGAAAATTTTCGATCAGGATCTCGTGCGTCTGCATCCGAAATGGGCAATTCAGAGCCTCGAACCTGCCGCCCTCTGGCCGGAAGCGCCTAAAAACCTAAACGAGTTCTGGAACTACATCGCGCTCGCCCTGGCGGACAAAGGTCTCGCTCCGCCCGTCTTCCTGCGCGGCATGGCCGACATCGACGGCACGCGCGAAGCGCTGCGCGAATGGCGTCACGCCAGCACCGTGCCGACCTGGCGCAAGCGCATCCGCGACTTCATCGACGCCCGGCATGAGGCTGACCGTTCCAAGCCCCAGCCGTCACGCGACTGCGATTTCCGCCTGCTCGTCACCGTGAATGATGTGCGCCTGCAAATCCGCCTTGGAGGAGAAACGCCCTCGCCATTCACGAATGTGGATGCAGCACTGCTCGACACACTGCGCCATGAGCATCGTGACGGACGCATCGTCACCTCAGGACCAGCGGAACTGCTGCTCGTCTCCTGCTTTGCGCAGAGCGAAGAGGACTGGAACGACACGTTCCGCCTGGAATCGAAACATCACGCCCAATGGCTTGCCACGCTGTTTCAGCAGCCGGCACTGAACGACCGCCTCGTCACCTTGGATGAAGCGCCGTTTCAACAGGTGGCGGAACCGCTGCGCTGGGCCTCGAAGCTCGGCAAGGACGGCCTCACGCTCGCTTTACAGCTCGAAACGGCGGATGGCACTCCCGCTCCGCTACCACTGCGCATTTTGCGCGGTGTGAAGACCTGGTATCTGAGCTCGGACACGCTGTTTCACGGTCCCGTCTGGCTCCACGATGAATCGCGCATCGACGCCGGCATCACGCTGCCGCTGGAGGCGCTCGCCACTCCGGAAGGCATCGCCTTCATGCGCGAGATCGTGATCGCGGTGCCGGATTCGATCCAAGGCCGTGTGCAGCATGAGGATCTGCGCGTCAAAATCACCGCCGCCTGCATTGCGAAGGTGCCGCACTCCAGCGGAGCTGAATTTGTCACCTTCAAGGCCGAGGCGGTCGATGGTGAAGGCCGCGTACGCGAGACCCTGCGCATCTCCGGCTGGCAGCCGGTGGATGAAAAAAAAACGACTGACACCAGCGATGCCATCATCTGCCGCGACCGCCGAGCGCTGCGTGACACCGAGGCACTGATGAACCAGCTCCGCCGCACCTGGGATGGTGAAAGCGACGGCTGGCGTGTGCGCATGGCGAAGGATTTTCCCGAGGTTTTTCATCAATGGGCCGCACAATTGCCAGGCAACGTCAGCCTGAACGCCGACGAACAGCTTCAGACCATTCTCGCCGATCCGCTCATCGCCCGCGTGCGGCTGGAGGCCACGCAGGCTGGCAGCATCGACTGGCTGGACCTGAAACTCGTGTTCGACATCGAAGGCGCGGATTTGAAGCCCGCCGACATCCGCCGTCTCATCGCCGCGAAGGGCGATTTCGTGCGCCTCGCCGATGGTTCCTGGCGTCGCGTGAAGCTCGAGCTCAGCGAGGAGCAGCAGCAGTTGCTCGACCGCCTCGGCATCGACCTCGACGAGCACAGCGACGAAACACACCGCCTGCACTGGCGTCAGCTCGCGCAGGAAAATGCGGCTGAAATCGTCAATCCGAAAGCCTGGGGCAAAATCGTCGAACGCATGGAAGAGGCAAAGCTCGATATGCGCCCCCCGGTGCCCGAAGAGTTGCAGGTCACGCTACGGCCCTATCAGGTCGAGGGTTACCACTTCCTGACCTACCTCACCACGAACCGTTTCGGCGGCATCCTGGCCGACGACATGGGCCTGGGCAAGACCTTGCAGAGCATCGCGTGGGTGCTGTGGCTGCGCTCACGCAAAAAACCCGACAGTCCGCATCTGCCCGTGCTCGTCGTGTGCCCGAAGTCCGTGCTGGACGTCTGGGCGCTGGAGTTCAAAAAAGGCTCCCCTGACCTGCGCGTGCTCGTGCTGCATGACCGCGACATGTTCGATCTCAACCTGGTGCAGACGCAGATTGACGTGCTGGTGATCAACTACGCACAGATGCGCAACGCCATCGAGGAACTCGGTGCCATCCGCTGGCTCGCGGCGATTCTCGATGAAGGCCAGCAGATTAAAAATCCCGACTCCAAGGCCGCGAAGGCCGCACGCCTGCTCCGTGCCGACAACCGCCTCGTTTTGACCGGCACACCGCTGGAAAACCGTCTGCTCGACCTGTGGAGCCTCATGACCTTCGCCACGCCCGGTGCGCTGGGCGAACGCGGCTACTTCCACCGCCATTTCGACCGCCGCAAAGACCCTCGAGCCTCCGAGCGCCTCGCCGCGCGCCTGCGGCCGTTCCTGCTGCGCCGCACGAAGGGCCAGGTGGCCCGCGACCTGCCCTCACGCAGCGAGGAAAACATGCTCTGCGAAATGAGCGGTCGTCAGGCTGAGCTCTACAAAGAGGAACTCGCCCGCGCCCAACACCTCGTGCTCAGCAGTTCAGGCTTCGACATGGTGAACCGCCGCCGCTTTGCCATCCTTCAAGCACTGACGCGCCTGCGGCAGATCTGCTGCCATCCCGGCCTCATCGACAAAACCGCCGAAAACGAGGAAAGCGCGAAGCTCACCGCCACGCTCGAACTCATCCAGGAACTCAACGCTGAAGGTCACAAGGTGCTGCTCTTCAGCCAGTTCGTTTCGATGCTCAAAATCATCCGCACGAAGCTCGATGAGATGAAGCTGCCCTACCACTGGCTCACCGGTGCCAGTGTGGATCGTGCCGGCATTGTCCGCGGCTTCCAAGAGGATGAAAACGCCAGCGTGTTCCTGCTTTCCCTCAAAGCCGGCGGCAGCGGCCTCAATCTCACCGCCGCCTCGTATGTCATCCTCTACGATCCATGGTGGAACCCCGCCGTCGAGAACCAGGCCATCGACCGCGCCCACCGCATCGGCCAGACCCAGCCCGTCATGGCCTACCGCATGCTCACCCGTAGCACCATCGAGGAGAAGATCATGACCCTGCAGCACAAAAAGAACCTCATGGTCAACAACGTCCTAGGCGAAGGCGGCTTCACCCAACTCCTGCAGAAGGAGGACTTCGACTTCCTCTTCGACATCGAGGCGGAGCGGGGCGCGTGA